In Flavobacterium sp. WV_118_3, one DNA window encodes the following:
- a CDS encoding porin translates to MNTKIFHSTLIALVSSFGLQAQTENDNAEKKSPLTVSGYLETYYAYDLNAPENNTRPGFIYSHNRHNEINLNLGFIKANYEKDKVRANLAIMAGTYSNANLASEAGVLKNIYEANAGIRLSEKHNLWVDAGIFASHIGFESAVSKDCWTLTRSILADNSPYYESGAKLSYTSPSQKWFISGLVLNGWQRIQRVDGNKSLAFGHQVTYKPNSKVTLNSSSFIGNDKPAVEKRMRYFHNFYGQFQLNPKWGLITGFDSGAEQKEKHSNSYNLWYSPVLIVKYSASDKISLAARGEYYSDKNGVIISTGTPNGFQTFGYSVNLDYKIMDNVVWRIEARNLNSKDAIFTRDAEPVTNNFVAVTSLAVSF, encoded by the coding sequence ATGAATACCAAAATTTTCCATTCGACCTTAATCGCGTTAGTTTCTTCCTTTGGCTTACAGGCACAAACCGAAAATGACAATGCGGAAAAAAAATCGCCTTTAACTGTTAGTGGCTACCTTGAAACTTATTATGCCTACGATCTGAACGCACCGGAAAACAATACCCGCCCCGGTTTTATCTATTCGCATAACCGTCATAACGAAATCAACCTGAATCTCGGTTTTATCAAAGCGAATTACGAAAAAGACAAGGTAAGAGCCAATCTGGCTATCATGGCCGGAACGTATAGCAATGCGAATCTCGCTTCGGAAGCCGGTGTTTTAAAAAACATTTACGAAGCCAATGCCGGAATCCGATTGTCCGAAAAACACAACCTTTGGGTTGATGCCGGGATTTTTGCTTCCCACATCGGTTTTGAAAGTGCTGTTAGTAAAGATTGCTGGACATTAACCCGAAGCATTCTTGCCGATAACTCTCCATATTACGAAAGCGGTGCGAAGCTATCGTATACGTCACCAAGTCAGAAATGGTTTATTAGCGGACTGGTGCTAAATGGTTGGCAACGTATCCAACGGGTAGACGGGAACAAATCGCTGGCTTTTGGCCACCAGGTTACCTATAAACCCAACAGTAAGGTTACGTTAAACAGTAGCTCTTTTATCGGAAACGACAAACCTGCGGTGGAGAAACGCATGCGTTATTTTCACAATTTTTACGGTCAGTTCCAACTAAACCCGAAATGGGGATTGATCACCGGATTTGACAGCGGTGCCGAACAAAAAGAAAAACACAGTAATAGCTATAATCTTTGGTATTCACCGGTGCTTATCGTAAAATATTCCGCTTCCGACAAAATCAGTCTGGCGGCTCGCGGTGAATATTATTCCGATAAAAACGGGGTTATTATCAGTACCGGTACACCAAACGGGTTTCAGACATTCGGATATTCCGTAAATTTGGATTACAAAATCATGGATAACGTTGTATGGCGCATAGAAGCCCGTAACTTAAACAGTAAAGATGCTATTTTTACCCGCGATGCAGAACCGGTTACCAATAATTTTGTTGCCGTTACCTCATTGGCTGTTTCATTTTAA
- a CDS encoding sensor protein KdpD, whose product MENNREDNVQHFLDLIRKSRKGKFKVYIGMSAGVGKTYRMLQEAHSLLKNGIDIKIGFIETHNRKETHELLAGLPVVPRRKLFYKGKELEEMDVQAIINLRPEVVIVDELAHTNIEGSKNEKRWQDVIEILDAGINVISAVNIQHIESLNESVKNITGIEVKERIPDSVLAQADEVVNIDLTADELITRLKEGKIYEAGKIEMALRNFFKGEHILQLRELALKEVASQVERKVETEVIKNKNIRQEKLMACISTNEKTAKRVIRKTARLANYYNSKWFVLYVQLPDESADKIALDKQRHLINNFKLATELGGEVLKIEHTKISKAIIEQAELKKITTVCIGKPRMNFLKIILSTNVFKELLNKLSSSDIDLIILS is encoded by the coding sequence TTGGAAAATAACAGAGAAGATAACGTACAACATTTTCTCGACTTGATTCGAAAATCAAGAAAGGGAAAATTCAAAGTGTATATCGGGATGAGTGCCGGTGTGGGCAAAACCTATCGTATGCTCCAGGAAGCTCATTCCCTGTTAAAAAACGGAATCGACATTAAAATCGGTTTTATCGAAACCCATAACCGTAAGGAAACCCACGAGCTACTCGCGGGTTTACCTGTTGTTCCGCGTCGGAAACTGTTTTATAAAGGCAAAGAACTCGAAGAAATGGATGTTCAGGCGATTATTAATCTCCGTCCGGAAGTCGTTATTGTCGATGAACTCGCGCATACCAATATCGAAGGCAGTAAAAACGAAAAACGCTGGCAGGATGTAATCGAGATTCTCGATGCGGGCATTAATGTGATTAGTGCCGTGAATATTCAGCATATCGAAAGTCTGAATGAATCGGTTAAAAACATTACCGGGATCGAAGTTAAAGAGCGGATTCCCGACAGTGTGCTGGCGCAAGCCGATGAGGTAGTGAATATCGATTTAACCGCCGATGAACTGATTACCCGTTTAAAAGAAGGGAAAATATACGAAGCGGGAAAAATCGAAATGGCGTTGCGCAATTTCTTTAAAGGCGAACATATCCTGCAGTTACGCGAACTGGCACTAAAAGAAGTCGCCAGTCAGGTGGAACGGAAAGTCGAAACGGAAGTCATTAAAAACAAAAACATCCGACAGGAAAAACTGATGGCTTGTATTAGCACTAACGAAAAAACAGCCAAAAGGGTGATTCGAAAAACCGCGCGGCTTGCCAATTATTATAACAGCAAATGGTTTGTGCTCTACGTGCAACTTCCGGATGAAAGCGCCGATAAGATTGCACTCGATAAACAACGTCACCTGATCAACAATTTTAAACTGGCTACGGAACTCGGTGGCGAAGTACTAAAAATTGAACATACCAAAATTTCCAAAGCCATTATCGAACAGGCCGAACTCAAAAAAATAACCACCGTTTGTATTGGTAAGCCGCGTATGAATTTCCTGAAAATTATTCTTTCGACAAACGTTTTTAAAGAATTGCTGAATAAACTATCTTCGAGTGATATTGACCTGATCATTTTAAGTTAA
- a CDS encoding ATP-binding protein, with protein sequence MKIKTKLTLGVGLLFFLIVLLVALGVRQLHTLANDTENILVDNYNSLDYSRNMLKELDKIETDKQSLEKFQHYLELQSRNITEIGEKELTENLLEDSQTFLQQPDNKTVILLIRNDLNAIMKLNMDSIQRKSIVASQTADRAILWISITGSMCFIIAFTLLINLPSTIADPIKDLTESIRQIAGKNYSRRVHFEGHSEFGDLARSFNTMAEKLQEYSDSSLARLMMEKKRIETLINNMHDPVIGLDDTQKILFANEEALKISGLKSADIIGKPVQDIAVYNDLIRSLIQHLAGNSADNSSKNETLTIYADNKESYFEKQIVPIVITPTGETEKKEIGSFIILRNVTLYKELDYAKTNFIATVSHEFKTPIASMKMSLQLLENESIGPLNEEQQHLIASIKDDTKRLLRTTGELLNITQVETGKTQLEIEKSNVLQIVTEAVDATQKLAEQKNIKLFTAFPDTISEVWADREKTTWVISNLITNAIRYSYENASIQVQLSEDDSYVKIIVKDSGLGISSQYTSKIFDRYFRIPGSEKEGTGLGLAISKEFIEAQQGLITVESELGSGSTFTVFLKKTI encoded by the coding sequence ATGAAAATAAAAACCAAATTGACCCTCGGTGTCGGATTACTCTTTTTCCTGATCGTATTACTCGTCGCATTGGGTGTCCGACAATTGCATACGTTGGCGAACGATACCGAAAATATATTGGTCGATAATTACAATTCGCTCGACTATTCCCGGAATATGCTAAAAGAACTGGATAAAATTGAAACCGACAAACAGTCACTCGAAAAATTTCAGCATTATCTCGAACTCCAAAGTCGGAATATTACTGAAATTGGCGAAAAAGAACTAACCGAAAACCTGCTCGAGGATAGCCAAACATTCCTCCAGCAACCGGATAACAAAACGGTTATTCTTTTGATTCGGAACGACCTGAATGCCATTATGAAACTCAATATGGATTCCATTCAGCGGAAAAGTATTGTGGCTTCCCAAACGGCCGACCGTGCGATTCTTTGGATTTCCATTACCGGTTCGATGTGTTTTATTATTGCCTTTACATTATTGATCAACCTACCAAGTACAATCGCCGATCCGATAAAAGACCTGACCGAAAGTATCCGTCAGATTGCCGGTAAAAACTACTCCCGACGCGTACATTTTGAAGGACATAGCGAATTTGGCGATCTGGCCCGCTCTTTTAATACGATGGCCGAAAAACTACAGGAATACAGCGATAGCAGTCTTGCCCGTTTGATGATGGAAAAGAAACGGATAGAAACCCTGATCAACAATATGCACGACCCGGTAATCGGATTGGATGATACCCAAAAGATTTTGTTTGCCAATGAAGAAGCCTTAAAAATATCCGGACTCAAATCGGCCGATATTATCGGGAAACCGGTTCAGGATATCGCGGTGTATAACGATCTGATCCGCTCGCTGATTCAGCATTTGGCCGGAAATAGTGCCGATAATTCTTCTAAAAACGAAACCCTGACAATCTATGCCGATAACAAAGAAAGTTATTTCGAAAAACAGATCGTCCCGATTGTGATCACGCCTACCGGAGAAACCGAAAAAAAAGAAATCGGTTCGTTTATCATCCTACGTAATGTTACGCTATATAAGGAGCTCGATTATGCGAAAACCAATTTTATCGCTACCGTTTCCCATGAGTTTAAAACGCCTATCGCTTCGATGAAAATGAGTTTGCAACTATTGGAAAACGAAAGTATCGGTCCATTGAACGAAGAACAACAACATCTGATTGCCAGTATTAAGGACGATACCAAGCGTTTACTGCGAACCACCGGCGAGCTACTCAACATCACGCAGGTGGAAACCGGAAAAACGCAATTGGAAATCGAGAAAAGCAATGTCCTTCAAATTGTAACCGAAGCCGTGGACGCTACGCAAAAACTCGCCGAACAGAAAAACATCAAACTTTTTACGGCATTTCCCGATACGATTTCCGAAGTCTGGGCCGATCGCGAAAAAACAACCTGGGTGATTTCCAACCTCATCACCAATGCGATTCGCTATTCGTATGAAAATGCAAGTATACAGGTACAACTTTCGGAAGACGATTCGTATGTAAAAATTATAGTAAAAGACTCCGGACTCGGTATTTCGTCCCAATATACCAGTAAAATATTCGATCGTTATTTCCGGATTCCCGGCTCGGAAAAAGAAGGCACCGGTCTCGGATTGGCCATTAGTAAAGAATTTATCGAAGCTCAACAGGGATTGATCACTGTAGAAAGTGAACTCGGCTCCGGTAGTACTTTTACCGTATTCCTAAAAAAAACAATTTAA
- a CDS encoding carboxypeptidase-like regulatory domain-containing protein, which produces MKYYTALFQKIKEYYKSQSSNPSELALICPSLRIYENDEIKLLLPQILLDDPLKGEGLLKKQDLSFQLNSLPASDTFWDVNPANTLFNVYGELINADQGLSPDAIATVNEEAQKVLYDAKGKPTKEKKAYDKYLTQYETLLREWEMHVNTYDDAFSDDEKNIWLEKLNVILLKKEKMAVDHKLLGYKKQIEEAIKQINSKDGLEIFLANLTNSRNTMEMSRKTGIQSLESYHDINFVPYDFMSNDSGWIKLSIDKKELDSLYEMAKNEKDAFPDEVISIDYDEKNIIGIELEFSIVTMLRNWFSLPTLTSEYFKWNGKQPVSDGQTISNDFLLSAFPKKMILIKNLKINIDPNISDAVVSNIDQLIHFGPIIMKNQLFTNASTNVRFIKAIKNKETLESNNVKYYSTKATLDEPAPFEPEPVTTPPIKPIASAPIYKALAGIKQPLIKTTMAPGIKMMPSTDSTPAPTPLPQTSNTVWGIKRFIRTNPILFPPVIKDPTPAKTLTTVILSVTDSVSRQSVYKSEISIIGTNNNTFKEIESDKNGAIEFQLPVGNYKVKIKKDGYKVFETELKIENLFTVTKEYALAPESVTYDSFFLIGMICEKLPQIPKISGS; this is translated from the coding sequence ATGAAATATTATACCGCTTTATTCCAGAAAATAAAGGAATACTATAAATCGCAAAGCTCCAATCCATCCGAATTGGCTTTGATTTGTCCGTCGCTACGGATCTATGAAAACGATGAAATCAAATTGTTGCTGCCGCAAATCCTGTTGGACGATCCGCTAAAAGGCGAAGGTTTACTCAAAAAGCAGGATCTTTCGTTTCAGTTAAACTCCTTACCGGCTTCCGATACTTTTTGGGATGTCAATCCGGCTAATACGTTGTTTAACGTTTACGGTGAGCTGATCAATGCCGACCAGGGACTTTCGCCCGATGCCATCGCAACGGTAAACGAAGAAGCGCAAAAGGTTTTATACGATGCCAAAGGGAAGCCGACCAAGGAAAAGAAAGCCTATGACAAATACCTGACGCAATATGAAACGCTGCTTCGCGAATGGGAAATGCATGTAAACACTTATGACGATGCTTTTTCGGATGATGAAAAAAACATCTGGTTGGAAAAACTAAACGTAATCCTGCTGAAAAAAGAAAAAATGGCTGTTGATCATAAACTACTCGGTTATAAAAAACAGATCGAAGAAGCCATAAAACAAATCAACAGCAAAGACGGACTGGAAATTTTCCTGGCCAATCTGACCAACTCGCGAAATACAATGGAGATGTCCCGAAAAACCGGAATTCAATCGTTGGAGTCGTATCACGATATTAATTTCGTTCCTTACGATTTTATGTCGAACGACAGTGGCTGGATCAAACTTTCGATCGATAAAAAAGAACTGGACAGTTTGTATGAAATGGCCAAAAACGAAAAAGATGCTTTCCCGGACGAGGTGATTTCGATTGATTATGACGAAAAAAACATTATCGGAATCGAATTGGAGTTTTCCATCGTAACGATGCTCCGCAATTGGTTTTCGTTGCCAACACTTACGTCGGAGTATTTTAAATGGAACGGAAAACAACCGGTATCCGACGGACAAACCATTAGCAACGATTTCCTGCTATCGGCTTTTCCAAAAAAAATGATTCTGATTAAAAACCTGAAAATTAACATCGATCCGAATATCTCAGACGCGGTGGTCAGCAATATTGATCAGTTGATACATTTTGGCCCGATCATTATGAAAAACCAGTTGTTTACCAATGCCAGTACGAATGTCCGTTTTATCAAAGCGATCAAAAACAAAGAAACGCTGGAATCGAATAACGTTAAATATTACAGTACAAAAGCGACATTGGACGAACCGGCTCCATTCGAACCGGAACCCGTTACCACACCACCGATCAAACCGATTGCGTCCGCTCCTATTTATAAGGCTTTGGCAGGTATCAAACAACCGTTGATCAAAACCACAATGGCTCCGGGTATCAAAATGATGCCGTCAACCGATTCTACACCGGCGCCGACACCTTTACCGCAAACCTCAAATACCGTTTGGGGAATCAAACGTTTTATCCGTACCAATCCGATATTGTTTCCGCCAGTCATTAAAGATCCAACTCCAGCCAAAACCCTAACCACAGTGATTTTGTCCGTTACCGATTCGGTTTCCAGACAAAGTGTTTATAAATCGGAAATTTCGATCATCGGGACCAATAATAATACGTTTAAAGAAATCGAATCGGATAAAAACGGGGCGATCGAATTTCAGCTTCCGGTAGGAAACTACAAGGTTAAGATCAAAAAAGACGGCTATAAAGTTTTTGAAACCGAACTGAAAATCGAAAACCTGTTTACCGTGACCAAAGAATATGCACTTGCTCCGGAATCGGTTACCTACGACAGTTTTTTCCTGATCGGTATGATCTGCGAAAAATTACCGCAGATCCCTAAAATATCCGGATCATGA
- a CDS encoding N-acetylmuramidase family protein, protein MKTVRLHSKGPEVTTLCEILARMGYLVMVSDAFTTAVDEAVKSFQSDYNLVVDGIVGIKTWSRLFEKNSTLTQYNDKLLSEQDLIDFANHYQVELACIKAVNEIESSGKGFLIDGRPKILFEGHIFWQELERRNIDPQAYVQPENQDVLYKKWTQKYYQGGSREYERLARASALIPGLNLTDAAHASASWGVFQVMGFNAIPIGYDSMDSFVGKMYLNEREHLTAFGCFLKTNNLIGALQNKDWATFAYRYNGEGYKVNQYDVKLARAYQKYTT, encoded by the coding sequence ATGAAAACCGTCCGATTGCATTCAAAAGGCCCGGAAGTGACCACTTTATGCGAGATATTAGCACGAATGGGCTATCTGGTGATGGTTTCGGATGCCTTTACTACAGCCGTTGATGAAGCCGTAAAAAGCTTTCAGAGCGACTATAACCTTGTTGTAGACGGGATCGTTGGTATTAAAACCTGGTCCCGCCTTTTCGAGAAAAACAGTACGCTGACGCAGTATAACGACAAATTACTTTCGGAACAGGATCTGATCGATTTTGCCAATCACTATCAGGTGGAACTCGCTTGTATTAAGGCCGTAAACGAAATCGAAAGCAGCGGTAAAGGCTTTCTTATCGACGGCCGACCTAAGATTTTATTCGAAGGTCATATTTTCTGGCAGGAACTGGAACGCCGGAATATTGATCCGCAAGCCTATGTCCAACCGGAAAATCAGGATGTTTTATATAAAAAATGGACCCAAAAATACTATCAGGGCGGTTCGCGGGAATACGAACGGTTGGCCAGAGCTTCCGCACTGATTCCAGGATTAAATCTTACCGATGCCGCTCATGCTTCCGCCTCCTGGGGCGTTTTCCAGGTCATGGGATTTAATGCCATCCCAATCGGGTATGACAGTATGGACAGTTTTGTTGGTAAAATGTACCTGAATGAACGGGAACATCTTACTGCTTTTGGCTGTTTTCTGAAAACAAACAACCTGATCGGTGCTTTACAAAATAAAGACTGGGCCACTTTTGCCTACCGTTATAATGGTGAAGGCTATAAAGTGAACCAATACGACGTAAAGTTGGCCAGAGCGTATCAAAAATATACCACCTGA